One Flavobacterium sp. 90 DNA segment encodes these proteins:
- a CDS encoding gliding motility-associated C-terminal domain-containing protein, whose amino-acid sequence MIKNYNNFLQVFLLLVFISIFPSAIYAQCAGDDSTFSVCDLPNNANQAINLFTKLNGTPVAGGVWTDDDDSRGLDTATGILNAQVIRNSGVYHYTYKVTGVTGCTDNSATIEVVIGGYSGVSSNLIVCSDVKTYNLFQAFNGVFLGPQSNGQWHDDTKGINVGSTVNVEDLEGDFPFTYTMPARGICPAMSSTSIITVKRAPKSGDPRVLSLCASNGLTSYTNYDLSSLLSGQDAGGTWSDPSVTGELSSPEDHFVDVQNIYNKFGEGDYYFTYKVLSKNTICGNAQSTVRIHLEKTLDFTGAVVQVNSDICETEIPTALYSVTITRGNAVIPNGTYSIIFNISGPRSGTETIRANFTNGVLIFPIDASYFQQVGRFNVTILSILPVNSLGLCRNIINNLSDELFIYAIPDLEGASITPATVCQNDDATIQITDAAKLADGQYDVVYKISGANTASSQIARLTFVGGVSNDFVVPGFFNQKSGTSVVTITAITHVISQCVNSADLKGDILINPLPNASTLRLQVNDVCFGADVLVSVLGLGTLTDVTLTYTLSGSNTATAQTVVLTTTNGNTSFIIPANLLINPGPTTISAVKLTNNITTCSIDVSGAADIFSLKSIPVAPTAANQEFCKSGKVTIASLEPKGAQYSWYDSATATTPLANTYVLKEENYYLRETTLSCISDPTMITVTLSNPAAPILSGAPEFCGLDNPTISDLSNKMDSPSTVVWYDAPSNGNLLPPSTPLTDKRVYYGFELTSVAKCLSEESVPVTVSLIDCDSPQYPFFIPDGFSPNGDGVNDTFMIPDIDFLYPDYKLEIFNRYGNGMYKGFKNKPAWDGINYEQSGIGGGIAPNGVYFYILYFNKDNKPPQQGRLYLNR is encoded by the coding sequence ATGATCAAAAACTACAATAATTTCTTACAAGTATTTTTGTTATTAGTTTTTATATCAATTTTTCCCTCTGCAATTTACGCACAATGTGCGGGTGATGATAGTACGTTTTCAGTTTGTGATTTACCAAATAATGCTAATCAGGCAATAAATTTATTTACAAAATTAAATGGTACACCGGTCGCAGGAGGAGTTTGGACAGACGATGATGATTCTCGAGGTTTAGATACAGCGACTGGTATTTTAAATGCACAAGTTATTCGTAACAGTGGAGTTTATCATTATACCTACAAAGTTACAGGAGTTACTGGCTGTACAGATAATTCGGCTACAATTGAAGTTGTTATTGGAGGATATTCTGGTGTTAGTTCTAATTTGATTGTTTGTAGTGATGTAAAAACATATAATCTTTTTCAGGCATTTAATGGTGTTTTTTTGGGACCACAATCAAACGGACAATGGCATGATGATACTAAAGGTATAAATGTAGGGTCGACTGTTAATGTGGAGGATTTAGAAGGAGATTTTCCATTTACATATACAATGCCTGCAAGAGGTATTTGTCCGGCAATGTCATCGACATCAATAATTACCGTTAAAAGAGCTCCGAAATCTGGAGATCCTCGTGTTTTATCCTTATGCGCAAGCAATGGATTGACAAGTTATACCAACTATGATCTGAGTAGTTTACTTAGCGGACAAGATGCTGGTGGTACTTGGAGTGATCCTAGTGTTACAGGAGAACTATCATCACCAGAAGATCATTTTGTTGATGTACAAAACATCTATAACAAATTTGGCGAAGGAGATTATTATTTTACATATAAAGTTCTTTCTAAAAATACTATTTGTGGTAATGCACAATCAACAGTAAGAATTCATTTGGAGAAAACGCTTGATTTTACTGGTGCGGTGGTACAAGTTAATTCGGATATTTGCGAAACTGAAATTCCTACTGCCCTGTATTCTGTTACTATTACAAGAGGTAATGCTGTTATACCAAATGGTACATATTCAATCATTTTTAACATTTCAGGACCAAGATCAGGCACGGAAACAATTAGAGCAAATTTCACAAATGGGGTTCTTATATTTCCAATTGACGCGAGTTATTTTCAACAAGTAGGACGTTTTAATGTAACAATTTTAAGTATTCTTCCAGTAAATAGTTTAGGATTATGCCGTAACATTATAAATAATCTGTCAGATGAATTGTTTATTTATGCAATTCCGGATTTAGAAGGGGCAAGTATAACTCCTGCAACTGTTTGTCAAAATGACGATGCAACTATTCAAATCACTGACGCGGCAAAACTTGCAGATGGTCAATATGATGTTGTTTATAAAATTTCCGGAGCCAATACTGCTTCATCACAAATTGCGAGATTAACATTTGTAGGAGGTGTTTCAAATGATTTTGTTGTTCCGGGTTTTTTCAATCAAAAAAGTGGAACTTCTGTTGTAACGATTACAGCAATTACGCATGTAATTTCACAATGTGTTAATAGTGCAGACCTAAAAGGTGATATTTTAATAAATCCATTACCCAATGCTTCAACTTTGAGATTGCAGGTAAATGATGTCTGCTTTGGAGCCGATGTTTTAGTTTCGGTTTTGGGACTGGGAACTCTTACAGATGTTACATTAACATATACACTTTCAGGAAGTAATACCGCTACAGCGCAAACAGTAGTATTAACTACTACAAATGGAAATACAAGTTTTATAATTCCTGCCAATTTACTTATAAATCCAGGGCCGACAACAATTTCTGCTGTAAAATTGACCAATAATATCACCACTTGTAGCATCGATGTAAGTGGCGCGGCAGATATCTTTTCTCTAAAATCTATTCCGGTTGCGCCAACAGCTGCAAATCAGGAATTTTGTAAATCAGGTAAAGTCACAATTGCAAGCTTAGAACCAAAAGGAGCGCAATATTCCTGGTATGATTCTGCAACAGCAACAACTCCTCTTGCGAATACTTATGTATTAAAAGAAGAAAATTATTATTTGAGAGAGACTACATTAAGCTGTATCTCTGATCCTACAATGATAACCGTTACCTTAAGTAATCCTGCTGCACCAATATTAAGTGGTGCTCCGGAATTCTGCGGACTAGACAATCCTACGATTTCAGATTTATCTAATAAAATGGATTCACCTTCAACAGTGGTTTGGTACGATGCGCCAAGTAATGGAAATTTATTACCTCCATCAACGCCTTTAACAGATAAACGTGTTTATTATGGATTTGAGTTAACTTCGGTTGCAAAATGTTTATCTGAAGAAAGTGTTCCGGTAACAGTATCGTTAATTGACTGTGATTCTCCTCAATATCCGTTTTTTATTCCAGATGGATTTTCTCCAAATGGAGACGGAGTTAACGACACATTTATGATTCCTGATATTGATTTTTTATATCCAGATTATAAGCTGGAAATTTTTAATAGATATGGAAACGGAATGTATAAAGGCTTTAAAAATAAGCCGGCATGGGACGGAATAAACTATGAACAAAGTGGAATTGGCGGCGGAATAGCACCAAACGGAGTATATTTTTACATTCTCTATTTTAATAAAGACAATAAGCCTCCTCAACAAGGACGTCTTTATTTAAATCGATAA
- a CDS encoding type IX secretion system membrane protein PorP/SprF: protein MKKIILYITFFLSITSVSAQQDPEYTHYMYNMSVVNPAYATGVPAMMNFGGLYRSQWVGAVGAPKTFTFFGHTAISDKVEAGISFVSDDIGDGAKKENNVYADFAYVLNLGGKNKLSLGLKAGISSMQTNFNGFRFNDAATDMAFAENINTTKPNIGVGAYYFRDNFYAGISAPNLLKSKYIEEKSGVNAFGSDNIHTFITAGYVFQLDDMWKLKPAFMTKIVKGAPLSIDLTANVLYNNKFEFGAAYRIDDSVSALFNFNVTPTLRVGYAYDYTLTNFGQFNSGTHEIMLLFDLDLLGKGFDKSPRFF, encoded by the coding sequence ATGAAAAAAATAATACTCTATATAACTTTCTTCCTCTCTATAACATCCGTTTCTGCACAGCAAGATCCGGAATACACACATTATATGTATAACATGAGTGTAGTAAATCCTGCTTATGCAACAGGAGTTCCTGCTATGATGAATTTTGGTGGCTTGTACAGATCACAATGGGTTGGTGCAGTTGGAGCACCAAAAACTTTTACCTTCTTTGGACACACGGCAATTTCTGATAAAGTTGAAGCCGGAATCTCATTTGTATCAGATGATATTGGAGATGGAGCTAAAAAAGAAAACAATGTCTATGCAGATTTTGCATACGTTCTAAATTTAGGAGGAAAAAATAAACTTTCGCTAGGATTGAAAGCGGGAATATCGTCAATGCAGACCAATTTTAACGGTTTTCGATTTAATGATGCTGCGACAGATATGGCTTTCGCCGAAAATATAAACACTACAAAACCTAATATTGGAGTTGGAGCCTATTATTTTAGAGATAACTTCTATGCAGGAATATCAGCGCCTAATTTATTGAAATCAAAATACATCGAAGAAAAATCAGGCGTAAATGCTTTTGGATCTGATAATATACATACTTTCATAACCGCAGGATATGTTTTTCAGCTAGATGATATGTGGAAATTAAAACCGGCATTCATGACAAAAATTGTAAAAGGAGCGCCTCTTTCAATAGATTTGACAGCCAATGTTTTATACAATAACAAATTTGAATTTGGTGCAGCTTATAGAATTGACGATTCAGTAAGTGCTTTGTTTAATTTTAATGTAACACCTACCTTGAGAGTGGGTTATGCCTATGATTATACACTTACAAATTTTGGACAGTTTAATTCAGGGACACATGAAATCATGTTGCTTTTTGATTTAGACCTATTAGGAAAAGGATTTGATAAATCACCAAGATTCTTTTAA
- a CDS encoding pyridoxal phosphate-dependent aminotransferase, with translation MPTISLKGRNMPESPIRKLAPYADLAKQKGHKVYHLNIGQPDIKTPEVAIEAVKNIDKTIIEYSPSAGYESYRKKLAKFYQRQNVNVNSEDIIITTGGSEALLFALATITDPGDEIIIPEPFYANYHAFASSTSATVIPVISTIESAFALPSIETVEKLITSKTKAILICNPGNPTGYLYSEAEIKQLASLIKKHDLYLIADEVYREFLYDGDDVHYSVMNLEDVQQNVIMVDSVSKRYSMCGARIGCLVTKNKDVLSTVMKFAQARLSPPTIEQIACEAAIDTPQSYFDEVISEYKERRDTLITELNKIEGVIVTKPKGAFYCIAQLPIDNSEDFAQWLLESYDLNGETVMVAPAAGFYSTPGMGLNQVRIAYVLNKKDLITAVNILKEALLVYNKK, from the coding sequence ATGCCAACAATTTCACTCAAAGGCAGAAACATGCCCGAATCACCGATACGTAAACTTGCTCCTTATGCAGATCTTGCAAAACAAAAAGGACATAAAGTGTATCACTTAAACATTGGTCAACCGGATATCAAGACACCCGAAGTGGCCATTGAGGCGGTAAAAAATATTGATAAAACTATTATCGAATACAGTCCGTCTGCCGGATATGAAAGTTATAGAAAAAAATTAGCTAAATTTTACCAACGCCAAAATGTAAATGTAAACTCAGAAGACATCATTATTACGACTGGTGGTTCTGAAGCCTTATTGTTTGCATTAGCCACAATTACAGATCCGGGAGATGAAATTATTATTCCTGAGCCTTTTTATGCCAATTATCATGCATTTGCGTCATCAACCAGCGCAACGGTAATTCCTGTGATTTCGACTATCGAAAGTGCTTTTGCTTTGCCAAGCATTGAAACTGTCGAAAAACTAATTACATCTAAAACTAAAGCTATTTTAATATGTAATCCTGGTAATCCAACAGGTTATTTATATTCTGAAGCAGAGATAAAACAACTTGCCAGCTTAATTAAAAAGCACGACTTGTATTTAATTGCTGATGAAGTTTACCGTGAATTTTTGTACGATGGAGATGATGTGCATTATTCTGTAATGAATCTTGAAGATGTACAGCAAAATGTAATCATGGTAGATTCTGTTTCAAAACGTTACAGTATGTGCGGAGCAAGAATTGGTTGTTTGGTAACTAAAAACAAAGATGTTTTGTCGACGGTAATGAAATTTGCCCAAGCACGTCTAAGTCCGCCAACAATTGAGCAAATCGCTTGTGAAGCTGCAATCGACACACCACAGAGTTATTTTGATGAAGTAATTTCAGAATATAAAGAACGTCGCGATACTTTAATTACCGAATTAAACAAAATTGAAGGCGTTATAGTAACCAAACCAAAAGGTGCTTTCTATTGTATTGCTCAATTACCAATTGACAATTCAGAAGATTTTGCACAATGGCTTTTAGAAAGTTATGATCTTAACGGAGAAACTGTAATGGTCGCTCCTGCTGCAGGTTTTTATTCTACTCCAGGAATGGGACTTAATCAGGTAAGAATCGCTTATGTTTTGAATAAGAAAGATTTAATTACTGCTGTAAACATTCTAAAAGAAGCCCTTTTGGTCTACAACAAAAAATAA
- a CDS encoding PDZ domain-containing protein — protein sequence MRKYFMLFFGLLASFLGNAQGDFLIQNNSKKVTIPFQLINNLIFIPIKVNGVELNFLLDSGVEETILFSMEEKQEVRFNNVEKIKLRGLGSEQEIEGLKSTNNTLETHGLRSNNHMVYIILDQGFNLSSHIGIPVNGIIGYKFFKNNLIEINYQKKKIIVHLNSEELRKKLENKFKVIPITIEKSKPYIYTTATVDNVEIPAKLLIDIGNSDAFWIFENNKIKLPKKNFPDFLGKGFSGDIEGHRAKIDEFSIDEFEFKKPIVSFPDSLSIRNVKMVPDRIGSVGGEVLKRFRIFLDYADKKIYLKKNSKFSEPFTYNKSGIVLQHNGLQWVQETVHMETIQVVTSTHDLDSNEKKNGDFMYKFLLKPVYEIVNIRKASPAEKCGLQKGDIIVSINGVKPYKYTLQQINNLLKSEDDIWINLEIERNSLLLKFRFRLEDEL from the coding sequence ATGAGAAAATATTTTATGTTGTTTTTTGGGCTTTTGGCATCTTTCTTAGGAAATGCTCAAGGCGACTTTTTGATTCAAAACAATAGTAAGAAGGTTACTATTCCTTTTCAATTGATTAATAATCTCATTTTTATTCCGATAAAAGTAAATGGAGTTGAGTTGAACTTCTTGCTGGATTCGGGAGTAGAAGAAACCATCTTGTTTAGTATGGAAGAAAAACAAGAAGTAAGGTTTAATAACGTAGAGAAAATAAAACTGAGAGGATTAGGAAGCGAACAAGAAATCGAAGGGTTAAAATCAACAAATAATACTCTTGAAACACATGGCTTGAGATCTAATAACCATATGGTTTATATTATTTTGGATCAAGGTTTTAATTTGTCATCACATATTGGAATTCCGGTAAATGGAATCATTGGATATAAATTTTTTAAAAATAATTTAATAGAAATTAATTATCAAAAGAAGAAGATTATTGTTCATTTAAACAGTGAAGAATTAAGAAAAAAGCTGGAGAATAAGTTTAAAGTAATACCAATAACCATTGAGAAATCTAAACCGTACATCTATACAACAGCAACGGTTGATAATGTTGAAATTCCTGCAAAACTTCTAATCGATATTGGAAACAGTGATGCTTTTTGGATTTTTGAAAACAACAAAATTAAATTACCAAAAAAGAATTTTCCTGATTTTTTAGGAAAAGGGTTTAGTGGAGATATTGAAGGGCATCGGGCTAAAATTGATGAGTTTTCTATTGATGAGTTTGAATTTAAAAAACCAATTGTTTCCTTTCCGGATTCATTATCTATTCGTAATGTTAAAATGGTTCCGGATCGAATTGGTTCAGTTGGTGGTGAAGTTTTAAAACGTTTCAGAATTTTTTTGGACTATGCTGACAAAAAGATATATCTTAAGAAAAATAGTAAATTTTCTGAACCTTTTACTTATAATAAAAGTGGTATTGTGTTGCAACATAATGGTTTGCAGTGGGTTCAGGAAACTGTTCATATGGAAACTATTCAAGTTGTTACTTCAACACATGATCTGGATTCAAACGAAAAGAAAAATGGGGACTTTATGTATAAATTTTTACTAAAACCTGTTTATGAAATAGTAAATATTCGGAAAGCATCTCCTGCCGAAAAATGCGGATTACAAAAAGGAGATATTATTGTTAGTATAAATGGTGTCAAACCCTATAAATATACCTTACAACAGATAAATAATCTGTTGAAATCTGAAGATGATATCTGGATTAATCTGGAGATTGAAAGGAACAGTTTACTACTAAAATTCAGATTTAGATTAGAAGATGAATTGTAG
- a CDS encoding FN3 associated domain-containing protein, producing the protein MKKKRQIFLVSLSLISCFLNAQQKIQLPVKSSYNDVEITTSSNLVNYKSTGLDLHGGTSSAPIETYIRFQEISLPADAVIKSANLIFYGRTASSLGTTVTISGETGNSEAYPTSTAVSTSTSIRGRQYTSNSVIWQTPVCVVNKEYTTPDVTNLLLDMFPSGVGNANLSFKLTGNQKGSFIMWSYDGSVSMAPKLQITFTSAYGTYTTTVMANNDDARENTNGTMYLSDNNINLGGRSDSNTTAVRFPIVEIPEKAEISEAYIEFYSYGTSPASTVNIYTELDNAAAYATTSGNITRRSYSKNAINWITESWITTKTQYKTPNLKNIIDATRLSGWESGQAIGFKFVGTFLNNGAAVSTNETGELLKPRLVIKYKTDGNGPNVEANPLNGVSASIISTGNDDAKEYNNGNIALGDAYLYLGGRTDSNSSGFIFQNTQIPANAEIKDAYIEFYAYGTSPATSIDIYAEMTQKSPYLSYSKSITAREYTYNKINWTTEAWTTDLTKSRTPNLRNIIDEIRLNGWKSGENIAFKLNGLGLNDGAKAYAYEGSTLYRPRLIVGYINNDAGPHIVVDPAEIQTFVSIVAIGYDDGRENINGSMYLSDAYLSLAGQSDSYKTGIRFQAVELPSTAEITESYIEFYAYDKSNATTVSIKSEIGDSQIYSTVKNNISSRTYSENTELWNTDTRVDYAQNRTVDIKKLIDENRLRGWESGQSLAFLFEGKITSSNYARVRSYEAGNMYRPRLVIKYKDNKKGPDAAAVISTINNVVTDPLLMTGLVINEVSAQGSIAQKEDWIEIYNSLDNSIFINGNVSISNKDTKKDLSVLKNILIPAKGFAVLIADKKPEKGNQHLNFDLKNTGATLYLSTLISKKTTVLDELKYIETPYNTSYGRSTDAATSFASFINPTYNLSNSVGQKKLALSFSTERGLYPTGFDVTITAPTGSIVNYTLDGKFPSKTIGSKYSGPISIKQSCVLKTYAYDATGNSGVVSHTYVLQDNYKNELPNSHSQWTNKAYILTADEYSKAIAELPVVAISANAELTANWEQGSFEYLDKHIYSDRTNFFSNSTTRKYGQASISQFNGGVKFKFSKDAEAKKANYPFFDTYPGEVYPTSNKIQSLELKEGQDGPQNNIYNTGYLRFDEKITMNLCKEIGKYALDTRFVHFFVNGKYRGVKTMRNDFRSNNLEEVFGDDADNYTTVDLQDGNFTGGVVTEGDGSTAIWQNIRNLAAAKDFQGFKKWVDIDDLIKFQIMFMFVDTENEATAIVHNYAPTFMKAKININDTDGAFFGGFTSPTSSVTMPVSGFVGGGGNYKQKWALTSSRSGPAGLFGSFMGSKSNETTGNLEFKTLVKDYVQAAFGDSKSTDTAPLSVSNVQAKIKNAILELNNVYKLDAAYMSYNKEVYNYWKNTDTPRVLAQVPERVSYSLQKWQEYNMLHTLLAAPFNIDIPSQITINNPNPGTQVYYTIDGSDPMGKDGVISPSAFKYNTSEDIKLSSGTYSLVSRAFIADNWGPLSKADIEGNMTSKRSSVNISKELLNTEAQNVIIYPNPAYSEININLENSDSINSKISIFNTIDGKLVQNSTLTSQFNIVNITNLNPGYYIIKIINNKGAVSTHKLIKK; encoded by the coding sequence ATGAAAAAAAAACGACAAATTTTCCTTGTTTCACTTTCTCTTATTAGTTGCTTCCTGAATGCACAGCAAAAAATACAACTTCCGGTTAAGAGTAGTTACAATGATGTTGAAATTACAACATCATCTAACCTGGTAAACTATAAGAGTACAGGCTTAGACCTACATGGAGGAACTTCCTCTGCACCTATCGAAACATATATTCGTTTCCAGGAAATTTCATTACCAGCAGATGCTGTTATTAAAAGTGCTAATCTTATCTTTTATGGAAGAACAGCCAGCTCGCTAGGCACAACTGTTACTATATCCGGCGAAACTGGTAATTCTGAGGCTTACCCTACTTCTACCGCTGTGAGCACTTCTACTTCGATTAGAGGACGACAATACACATCGAATTCAGTAATATGGCAAACTCCAGTTTGTGTAGTAAATAAAGAATACACAACTCCAGATGTAACAAACTTGCTATTGGATATGTTTCCTTCTGGTGTAGGAAATGCTAATTTATCTTTTAAACTAACCGGAAATCAGAAAGGCTCATTTATTATGTGGTCGTATGACGGAAGCGTATCTATGGCTCCCAAGTTACAAATAACTTTTACGTCGGCTTACGGTACTTATACAACCACCGTAATGGCTAATAACGATGATGCTCGTGAAAACACTAATGGAACGATGTATCTCTCAGATAACAATATCAATTTAGGGGGACGATCTGATTCAAATACTACTGCTGTAAGGTTTCCTATTGTAGAAATACCGGAAAAAGCAGAAATTTCAGAGGCATACATAGAATTTTATTCTTATGGAACAAGTCCCGCAAGCACCGTTAACATCTATACGGAGTTGGATAATGCGGCTGCATATGCTACCACTTCAGGTAATATCACCAGAAGAAGCTATTCAAAAAACGCAATCAACTGGATTACAGAATCCTGGATTACTACTAAAACACAATATAAAACACCTAATCTTAAAAACATTATTGATGCAACCCGTTTGTCCGGATGGGAATCCGGTCAAGCCATTGGATTTAAATTTGTTGGCACTTTCCTAAACAATGGAGCAGCTGTAAGTACTAATGAAACGGGCGAGTTGCTTAAACCACGTCTTGTAATCAAATACAAGACAGACGGAAATGGTCCTAATGTCGAAGCAAATCCCTTAAACGGAGTTTCGGCTAGCATTATATCAACCGGAAATGATGATGCAAAAGAATACAACAACGGTAATATAGCTTTAGGAGACGCTTACCTATATTTGGGCGGACGAACAGATAGCAACAGCAGTGGTTTTATTTTTCAAAATACCCAAATCCCGGCAAATGCAGAAATCAAAGATGCTTATATCGAATTTTACGCTTACGGCACGAGCCCTGCCACAAGCATTGACATATATGCCGAGATGACCCAAAAATCACCTTATCTATCTTACTCCAAAAGCATTACCGCCCGCGAGTATACTTATAATAAGATCAATTGGACAACCGAGGCCTGGACAACAGATTTAACAAAAAGCAGAACTCCTAATCTGAGAAATATTATTGATGAAATCCGTTTAAATGGATGGAAATCGGGCGAAAATATAGCATTCAAACTAAATGGACTCGGTTTAAACGATGGAGCTAAAGCATATGCCTATGAAGGATCAACACTTTATAGACCACGTTTGATAGTAGGATATATAAATAACGATGCAGGGCCGCATATAGTGGTTGATCCAGCTGAAATACAAACTTTTGTCTCAATTGTAGCTATAGGATACGATGATGGACGCGAGAATATCAATGGTAGTATGTATTTGAGTGACGCCTATTTATCTTTGGCCGGACAATCTGATTCTTACAAAACCGGCATTCGTTTCCAAGCTGTTGAATTGCCTTCTACTGCTGAGATAACAGAATCATATATCGAATTTTATGCCTATGACAAAAGTAATGCAACTACTGTATCTATAAAATCAGAGATAGGTGATTCGCAAATTTATTCGACAGTAAAAAATAACATATCGAGCCGTACTTATTCTGAAAATACTGAGTTATGGAACACAGATACGCGTGTCGATTATGCGCAAAACCGTACAGTAGATATTAAAAAACTTATTGATGAAAACCGTTTGAGAGGATGGGAATCGGGACAAAGTTTAGCTTTCTTATTCGAAGGCAAGATTACATCTTCTAATTATGCCCGCGTACGTTCTTACGAAGCTGGCAATATGTACAGACCACGCTTGGTAATTAAATACAAAGACAATAAAAAAGGACCGGATGCAGCAGCGGTAATCAGTACGATAAATAATGTGGTAACCGACCCCTTGTTAATGACCGGGCTTGTTATTAATGAAGTATCAGCACAAGGTTCTATTGCTCAAAAAGAAGACTGGATAGAAATATACAATAGCCTTGATAACTCAATTTTCATCAATGGTAATGTATCTATATCAAATAAAGACACTAAAAAAGATCTTTCTGTATTAAAAAATATTCTTATTCCAGCTAAAGGATTTGCTGTACTGATTGCAGATAAAAAACCGGAAAAAGGAAATCAACACCTTAATTTCGATTTAAAAAACACAGGAGCCACTCTCTATCTATCGACTTTGATTAGCAAAAAGACAACTGTTTTAGATGAATTGAAGTACATCGAAACTCCATACAATACAAGTTACGGACGAAGTACCGACGCAGCTACCTCCTTTGCGTCTTTTATAAATCCTACATACAATTTATCTAATAGTGTGGGACAAAAAAAATTGGCACTATCATTCAGTACTGAAAGAGGCTTATATCCAACTGGATTTGATGTAACGATCACAGCTCCAACTGGCAGTATCGTTAATTATACATTAGACGGTAAGTTTCCTTCAAAAACAATAGGATCAAAATACAGCGGTCCTATTTCTATAAAACAATCATGTGTCCTCAAAACATACGCTTATGATGCGACCGGTAATTCAGGAGTGGTATCCCATACTTATGTATTACAAGACAATTATAAGAACGAATTACCTAATAGTCATTCACAATGGACCAACAAAGCTTATATATTGACAGCCGACGAATATTCAAAAGCAATAGCTGAACTGCCTGTTGTTGCAATATCGGCAAATGCAGAGTTGACCGCTAATTGGGAACAAGGATCTTTTGAATATTTAGACAAACATATCTATAGCGACCGAACCAATTTTTTCTCGAATTCTACTACAAGAAAGTACGGACAAGCAAGTATTTCGCAATTTAACGGCGGAGTTAAATTTAAATTTAGCAAAGATGCAGAGGCAAAAAAAGCAAATTATCCTTTCTTTGATACTTACCCTGGTGAAGTTTATCCAACTTCAAATAAAATACAAAGTCTTGAGTTAAAAGAAGGTCAGGATGGTCCTCAGAATAATATTTACAATACTGGATATTTGCGTTTTGATGAAAAAATCACAATGAACCTTTGCAAAGAAATAGGAAAATATGCTTTGGACACCCGTTTTGTACATTTCTTTGTAAACGGTAAATACAGAGGAGTTAAGACCATGAGAAACGACTTTAGATCCAACAATTTAGAAGAAGTATTTGGCGATGACGCAGATAATTACACCACTGTAGATTTACAAGATGGCAATTTTACAGGAGGAGTTGTAACTGAAGGCGATGGTAGTACTGCCATTTGGCAAAATATAAGAAACCTTGCAGCAGCCAAAGATTTTCAAGGGTTTAAAAAATGGGTAGATATCGACGATTTAATCAAATTCCAAATTATGTTTATGTTCGTCGATACCGAAAACGAAGCAACAGCAATAGTGCATAACTACGCACCGACCTTTATGAAAGCTAAAATAAATATAAATGATACAGATGGCGCTTTTTTTGGAGGATTTACATCACCTACTTCATCAGTAACAATGCCTGTATCAGGTTTTGTTGGAGGCGGAGGTAATTACAAACAAAAATGGGCACTAACATCATCCAGATCAGGACCTGCTGGTTTATTTGGCAGCTTCATGGGCTCAAAATCAAATGAAACTACTGGTAATCTCGAATTTAAAACACTTGTGAAAGATTATGTACAGGCAGCATTTGGCGATTCAAAAAGTACCGATACAGCGCCTCTTTCTGTCAGCAACGTGCAGGCTAAAATAAAAAATGCAATACTCGAACTGAACAATGTGTACAAACTGGATGCTGCTTATATGTCTTATAATAAAGAGGTGTACAATTATTGGAAAAACACAGACACTCCAAGAGTATTAGCTCAAGTTCCTGAAAGAGTTTCGTATTCATTGCAAAAATGGCAAGAGTACAATATGCTCCATACCTTGTTAGCAGCACCATTTAACATAGATATTCCAAGTCAAATTACGATAAACAATCCTAATCCAGGAACACAAGTTTATTACACCATTGACGGTTCAGATCCTATGGGCAAAGACGGTGTTATATCACCATCGGCATTTAAATACAATACAAGTGAAGATATCAAGCTTTCTTCCGGAACCTATTCGTTGGTGTCCAGAGCCTTCATTGCTGATAATTGGGGACCTTTATCTAAAGCAGATATAGAGGGTAACATGACAAGCAAACGATCATCAGTAAATATTTCTAAAGAACTATTAAACACCGAAGCTCAAAATGTAATTATTTATCCCAACCCTGCTTATAGCGAAATTAATATTAATCTGGAAAATAGCGATTCTATAAACTCGAAGATAAGTATTTTTAATACTATCGATGGGAAATTGGTACAAAACAGTACCTTAACCAGTCAATTTAATATAGTGAATATCACAAATCTAAATCCTGGATATTATATAATAAAAATCATAAATAACAAGGGCGCGGTAAGCACTCATAAGTTGATCAAAAAATAA